In the Silene latifolia isolate original U9 population chromosome 1, ASM4854445v1, whole genome shotgun sequence genome, TTCAGCTGAGTTTGTATGTTATGTAGTAATGTTCCAGTGCCTATAGAAGCACATTTGCAAACTTGCTACATTAGTGTAAGATGGCCTTATACTCTTAAGAGTTTTGGAAAGTATTTCATATGGATACCATGTTACCATTTTCTACCAAATTTTCTGTCAAATGTTGGAACATTTATGCAGATCAAGAACAACGGATATTGCAGAGGAAGGCATCTTACGATCCATTTATGAAGTACGTGACTCCTGTAAAGGTGGGTATTTGTATCTGTAGACTGTGGTGCTACTCCTAAATTCGTTGGAGATTGCAAAGTTTATATCAACCTGTTTGTTTTGCAGGCATTAGCTTATCTTCTGCTGGCATTTTGGTTTTGGAAATCTCCTATTGCAGCAATTTCCAAAGAAGTTGTTCAACCCTTTGGTAAGGGACATCTACTATTTTGTTGTTCCcaaaaagatgaataatcatgGCACTAAATTTCGGTTGGAGGCTTGATTTAATTGGTTAATGTGGCATTATCTCAGTCGTTTTGATATAATGCGGCTGATGTCGTCTCAAATTGCGGTTGCAGTAATAACCTTCAAAACCTTAATAACTTGGTCACATGCCGTGTCCTGACCGATATTTAATACAATGGGGTCAATTACCATCATTAGTTGTTTGTGCCCTAGTTTAATCCAAAAATCAATCGAGTGTAACCTTATTTCATCATTTGTATACCTTGGTGCAGGAAATGTTTTATCTTGGAAATCAGACAGTGGTTCGGCAGACAAAGTGACGGTATGTGCCCCATTCTTGTAAAACCTTTTATCTATAGTCACGTGATTGGTGAGCTGTGCTTATACGAATATAAACCAAAAATTGAAAATATGCTCATACAAGTATAATTGCagggggcgatgatcacttggccactgcagcccccgaaaggggtggcttacatggtccatgtggtggtgcgggaatgcatgggccggGGGGGGGGGATTCaacctagacctggcaaaagcaacccgacccgattgacccgacccgaaaaagctgacccgagacccgaagtgacccgaactacttcacccgaatgtgacccggaaacccaaattgacccgacccgacccgaacatgacccgagctttcttgacccgtactagcccgacccgaaaatgacccgatccgaaaccaccaaacccgaaaatgacccgataaaatataactctaattgaaccgaaaggacttgaaatggctatttctctattattcattgacccgaaaatgacccgacccgaaacaacccgacccaaaacaacccgacccgaaacaacccgacccgcttgacccaaaACAGACCCGGCAACAAACCTGAAACAGACCTGAAACCCAAAAAGACCCGTCcagacccgaattaacccgaactcaacgagagacccgaattgacccgaacccgaattgacccgacccgaacccgacctattgacccgttttgccaggtctaattcaaccccctcgtcatcaaaaaaaaaaaagtataattgcAGGTTGGAATCATACCTTGGCTAATTTTGTGCACTCGAGTGAGCAAGCTCTTCTAGACATCCAATCAGCCAGCTCATACAAGTATAATTGCAGGTTGGAATCATATCTTAATGTCACGAGTTATATGTATTATCACAAGAATCACGGCCAGTTTGGTTTGGCACATAAGGCGACTTCCAATCAGCCAGCTCTTCTAGACTTGCTGTAAACATTTTTTTAGCAATGCTAGAAGTGTCATGATTTGATTAGGCGTCCCGATTTCAAGTCCTAAGAATAGGATACCCATCTCTCTCGTTTGATCCCGTTATGTTAGTAGATACAAACCTTTAGTAGGCTAGATACACTCgcttaagttgctagatacatactttTTACTTCGGAAAACTAGATCATTTTTACGAGTTAGATACATACTCTTAGCtaactagatacacttttttaagttGTAAATACATACCTTTaggtagctagatacactcctataagctagatacactcctctaccttgctagatacatacctctaccttactagatacacgcCTTTAACAAGTTAGATACACTTGTTttccttactagatacacatctctaacAAGCTAGATACACGCCtctaccttgctagatacacgtcTTTAAAAAGTTAGATACACTTGTTTACCTTACTAGATGCACATATCTAGCAAGCTAGAGACACtcctttaccttgctagatacggACCTTTActtgctagatacatatctctctcgtaagctagatacacttctttacctATAATGTAGTACTATACATGATATCTCCTAATCTAGAAAGGCTGCTAATCTGCTATACGAGTGATGTGGCATTTTTTTTCTATTACAGTACTATAGGAGTATTATTTTTTGGTGGCTCCCTCACAGAGGTATAACACAAATGAATGGTTTCATGCAATGATTTGAATCCTCCTTTTCAACTCTCTGTATAGTACCATCTCATCATAAGATGGTCATGCTCTATCCTGGTACGCATACTTGCTGATTTGGTCTTTAGTCACCGTGTCCTGTTGGACAGCTTCTTAAGCACAGTATAATATAATTGTACCTCCCTTTTTCTTACCAAGTGCTACAGTTTACTTGGATGGAGTGATCCGAGCAGAGGGAGGATGTAATCTCCCTTATTCCGATAGTATGTTAGGACAAAGGGTTAGTTTCTGAAGTGGTCTACTTGCAGTTTTTTAATTTGTTATCATGTGAATGTGTGATAGGCGGTGTGCACAGAAGCGGGTATGTTTGCTCTAAGAGAGAGGAGAATCCATGTGACCCAAGAGGATTTTGAGATGGCAGTGGCTAAGGTCATGAAGAAGGATACCGACAAAAACATGTCCCTGCGCAAGCTGTGGAAGTAGGCGCTTGCTGAGATGTCGAGAGGGAGACACCCTTATCGTGCTTCCTTGTAATCAACCAACCACCACCATCCTTCTTACCTATAAAGTAAAGGAGTGTATTTTTTCCAATTAACCCCTTTTCCTTTCCTATTCCATACTCTCCCCGACCTCCCTTCGCTCTCCTCTCTCATCACTTATCCTCATCTGCTGTCGCCGCCGACAGCGAGATACGACGACACCGGCTCATCACCGGCGACCAGTGTTGGTGCATCTCCATCTTTGGTACGTATCTTCGGTCACCATGACCTCCATTTTTTCCTGCCTTTTCTCCACCGGTGAACACCACCAGCAATTGATTTCTCCAGTTCATCGGCAATTAATAATAAATCCACTAATTAATTTCGCCGTTATACATCATACAGATCTCCAGCATTAACTTCATTTGATCCCCGGTCAGTTTTTTTTCTATCCTTTCAttagttttttttctttctctctaattaggtttatattatAGTTTGTGAAATGATGAAACTATTGTTGTTGAAATTGCGAAAATGCAGGAGATTTTGCGGACGATATTTGGATCGAATATTTGAGGTATGGTTTTGAA is a window encoding:
- the LOC141589227 gene encoding protein GET1-like, with amino-acid sequence MDTMLPFSTKFSVKCWNIYADQEQRILQRKASYDPFMKYVTPVKALAYLLLAFWFWKSPIAAISKEVVQPFGNVLSWKSDSGSADKVTVGIIPWLILCTRVSKLF